From the genome of Arthrobacter alpinus, one region includes:
- a CDS encoding ABC transporter permease has translation MSETPTISPPPPEAGPTKHGEGAKHEHDGQATQVIREIMSGNAIISVLAVVVALVIGGILIAVTDARVIASSSYFFADPGATFSAVWASISEAYGALWRGATYDPTARTWQGQLGIFETLTFATPLILAGLAVTLAFRTGLFNIGAQGQIIMGATFAGVVGFQMHLPPVVHLLAVILAGALGGAIWGGIAGFLKARTGAHEVIVTIMLNYIAVSLVLYLLKNQLKAPDSTNPISPQMDANAMFPLLLGPNFRVHAGLILAVLAVIAVDWLLNRSTLGFEYRAIGANPKAARTAGMLVSRGYITVMLISGALAGLAGVSQIAGTEKSLDSEIAGSIGFDAITVALLGRSKPWGTFFAALLFGAFKAGGTSMAVNADVSIDIVAVVQSLIVLFIAAPPLIRSIFRIKAVSHEGANA, from the coding sequence ATGAGTGAAACACCCACTATTTCGCCACCCCCACCGGAAGCCGGCCCTACCAAACACGGCGAGGGCGCCAAGCACGAGCACGACGGCCAAGCCACGCAGGTGATCCGGGAGATCATGAGCGGCAACGCCATCATTTCCGTGCTGGCGGTCGTTGTGGCACTGGTGATCGGCGGAATCCTGATAGCCGTCACCGACGCCAGGGTAATAGCCTCCTCAAGCTACTTTTTTGCCGACCCCGGGGCAACTTTTTCCGCCGTCTGGGCGTCCATCTCCGAGGCCTACGGGGCGTTGTGGCGAGGAGCCACCTACGACCCGACCGCCCGGACCTGGCAGGGCCAGCTGGGGATCTTTGAAACCTTGACTTTTGCCACCCCGTTGATCCTGGCGGGGCTGGCCGTAACGCTGGCCTTCCGCACGGGGCTGTTCAACATCGGTGCGCAGGGCCAGATCATCATGGGTGCCACGTTTGCCGGCGTCGTTGGTTTCCAAATGCATCTTCCCCCCGTCGTCCACCTGCTGGCCGTCATCCTTGCCGGTGCACTGGGCGGTGCCATCTGGGGCGGCATTGCCGGTTTCCTGAAGGCCCGGACAGGCGCCCACGAGGTGATCGTGACGATTATGCTCAACTACATCGCCGTTTCCTTGGTCCTGTACCTGCTCAAGAACCAGCTCAAGGCCCCGGACAGCACCAACCCCATCAGCCCGCAAATGGACGCCAACGCCATGTTCCCGCTGTTGCTGGGACCCAATTTTAGGGTGCACGCCGGGCTAATCCTGGCCGTCCTGGCCGTCATAGCTGTGGACTGGCTGCTGAACCGTTCCACACTGGGCTTTGAATACCGGGCCATCGGAGCCAACCCCAAGGCCGCCCGTACCGCGGGCATGCTGGTCTCACGCGGCTACATCACCGTCATGCTGATCTCTGGTGCCCTTGCCGGGCTGGCCGGGGTAAGCCAAATAGCGGGCACGGAAAAGTCCCTCGACTCCGAAATTGCCGGAAGCATCGGCTTCGACGCCATCACGGTGGCGTTGCTGGGCCGCTCCAAACCATGGGGCACGTTTTTTGCGGCCCTCCTGTTTGGTGCGTTCAAGGCTGGCGGGACCTCCATGGCGGTCAACGCCGATGTCTCCATCGACATCGTCGCGGTAGTGCAGTCGCTGATTGTGCTGTTCATTGCAGCCCCGCCGCTGATCCGCTCCATCTTCCGAATCAAGGCAGTTAGCCATGAAGGAGCCAACGCATGA
- a CDS encoding ABC transporter permease produces the protein MSVVAKAAPSKLADRVAIRSWRTPMLLAVLALVAVVLFVILGPEGHATFRISQDNDTWQVPNLVLPAKAFGVVASLVLMGLAVLAWVQLKQQARVAKWVTMAFAVVFVIALMVWIIGGTKTQNITLVGLFAGAMLITTPLVFGSLSGVLCERSGVVNIAIEGQLLAGAFTAALVASITQNAFAGLFAAAVAGMLVSFLLAAFSIKYVVNQIIVGVVLNVLVSGLTGFLFEKIMKTKVDGVAIYNQPVHLPDLPIPFLSQIPVLGPMLFRQSIIGYFMMVLVVALWFGLFRTRWGLRIRAVGEHPMAADTVGINVNRTRFLNVMAGGAVAGVGGAYFTLVAVSSFSKDMTGGLGFIALAALIFGRWNPIGAALAALLFGVAGNLQSILSLAGTPIDGQFLAMLPYALTILAVSGFVGKSRAPAADGDPYIKG, from the coding sequence ATGAGCGTCGTAGCGAAGGCAGCGCCGTCAAAACTTGCTGACCGGGTGGCCATCCGCAGCTGGCGAACTCCCATGCTGCTGGCAGTGCTGGCCTTGGTGGCGGTGGTGCTCTTTGTCATCCTCGGCCCCGAGGGCCACGCCACCTTCCGCATATCCCAGGACAACGACACCTGGCAGGTCCCGAACCTGGTGCTGCCGGCCAAGGCCTTCGGTGTGGTTGCCTCCCTGGTCCTGATGGGGCTGGCAGTTTTGGCCTGGGTCCAGTTGAAGCAGCAGGCCCGCGTGGCCAAATGGGTGACTATGGCGTTTGCCGTGGTCTTCGTCATTGCTTTGATGGTGTGGATCATTGGCGGGACCAAGACCCAAAACATCACCTTGGTGGGCTTGTTTGCCGGGGCCATGCTCATCACCACACCCCTGGTGTTTGGCTCCCTGTCAGGGGTTTTGTGTGAGCGTTCCGGCGTGGTCAACATCGCCATTGAGGGCCAGCTGCTGGCCGGCGCCTTCACCGCGGCACTGGTTGCCTCGATCACCCAAAATGCGTTTGCGGGCCTCTTCGCCGCCGCCGTGGCCGGCATGCTGGTGTCCTTCCTGCTGGCAGCCTTCAGCATCAAATATGTGGTCAACCAGATCATTGTGGGCGTGGTGCTGAACGTATTGGTGTCGGGCCTGACCGGGTTCTTGTTTGAGAAGATCATGAAGACCAAGGTCGACGGTGTGGCCATCTACAATCAGCCGGTGCACCTGCCGGATTTGCCCATCCCGTTCCTGTCCCAAATCCCCGTCCTGGGGCCCATGCTTTTCCGGCAGTCAATCATTGGCTACTTCATGATGGTCCTGGTGGTGGCGCTGTGGTTCGGCTTGTTCCGCACCCGCTGGGGGCTTCGCATCAGGGCCGTGGGCGAACACCCCATGGCCGCGGACACGGTGGGTATCAACGTCAACCGGACCAGGTTCTTGAACGTGATGGCCGGAGGGGCGGTGGCTGGGGTTGGCGGCGCCTACTTCACGCTCGTGGCCGTGAGCAGTTTCAGCAAGGACATGACCGGGGGCCTGGGCTTCATCGCCCTGGCAGCGTTGATCTTTGGCCGCTGGAACCCGATTGGTGCTGCCCTCGCGGCACTGCTCTTCGGTGTCGCCGGCAACCTGCAAAGCATCCTCTCACTGGCGGGGACTCCCATTGACGGGCAGTTTCTGGCCATGCTCCCGTACGCGTTGACCATCCTGGCCGTCTCCGGATTCGTCGGCAAGTCGCGGGCTCCCGCGGCCGACGGCGATCCGTACATCAAGGGATAG
- a CDS encoding cytidine deaminase, which yields MTTEIDDVLWESLRKAATAAMGNAYAPYSKYPVGAAALLDDGRTISGCNVENASYGLTLCAECTLVGALRMGGGGRISAFYCVDEAGAVLMPCGRCRQLLYEFAAPGMVLMTSHGIKTMGQILPDAFGPKNLENPS from the coding sequence ATGACCACTGAAATCGACGACGTCCTCTGGGAGTCCTTGCGGAAGGCGGCCACCGCCGCCATGGGCAACGCGTACGCACCCTATTCGAAGTACCCCGTGGGTGCCGCAGCCCTGCTTGATGACGGGCGCACCATCAGCGGCTGCAATGTGGAAAACGCCAGCTACGGGCTGACCCTCTGCGCGGAATGCACCCTGGTGGGCGCCCTGCGCATGGGAGGCGGCGGCCGGATTAGCGCCTTCTACTGCGTGGATGAGGCCGGTGCCGTGCTGATGCCATGTGGGCGCTGTCGCCAGCTGTTGTATGAATTTGCCGCCCCCGGGATGGTCCTGATGACCAGCCATGGAATCAAGACCATGGGGCAAATCCTGCCCGACGCATTTGGCCCGAAGAACTTGGAGAACCCGTCATGA
- a CDS encoding thymidine phosphorylase, whose protein sequence is MNTPDSARYAGAAFDAVDIIRTKRDRGTLSAEQIAWTIDAYTRGTIADEQMAALNMAILLNGMNRAEISQWTAAMIASGERMDFSGLRTPAGTPMRTTDKHSTGGVGDKITLPLAPLVAVFGVAVPQLSGRGLGHTGGTLDKLEAIPGWRANLSNEAMMRQLSEVGAVICAAGAGLAPADKKLYALRDVTGTVEAIPLIASSIMSKKIAEGTGALVLDVKVGSGAFMKDLAMARELAQTMVALGKDAGVNTVALLTDMSTPLGLTAGNAIEVQESVEVLAGGGPSDVVELTVRLAEEMLMAAGVHGADPAAALKDGRAMDVWRQMIAAQGGDPDAALPAAKESEVILSPASGVLSELDALSVGVAAWRLGAGRARKEDAVQAGAGVRMHAKPGDVVRAGEPLMTLLTDTPEKFDRAKEALAGAVRIAPTDVPPLRELIIERID, encoded by the coding sequence ATGAACACACCTGATTCGGCACGCTACGCGGGAGCGGCGTTTGACGCCGTCGACATCATCAGGACCAAACGGGACCGTGGCACGCTCAGCGCCGAACAGATCGCCTGGACGATTGACGCGTACACCCGCGGCACCATAGCCGACGAGCAAATGGCTGCCCTTAACATGGCCATCTTGCTCAACGGCATGAACCGTGCGGAAATCTCCCAATGGACAGCAGCCATGATCGCCTCGGGGGAGCGGATGGACTTTTCCGGCCTCCGCACCCCGGCCGGTACTCCCATGCGCACCACCGACAAGCACTCCACAGGAGGTGTGGGAGATAAGATCACCTTGCCGCTGGCGCCCCTGGTGGCGGTCTTCGGCGTGGCCGTCCCGCAGCTGTCCGGCCGAGGACTGGGCCACACCGGCGGCACCCTGGACAAGCTCGAGGCCATCCCCGGCTGGCGGGCCAACCTCAGCAACGAGGCGATGATGCGCCAGCTCTCCGAGGTGGGGGCCGTCATCTGTGCCGCCGGTGCCGGCCTGGCCCCGGCCGACAAGAAACTGTACGCACTGCGTGACGTCACTGGAACGGTGGAAGCGATCCCGCTGATCGCCTCCTCGATCATGAGCAAGAAGATCGCCGAAGGCACCGGTGCGCTGGTGCTGGATGTGAAAGTCGGGTCCGGGGCGTTCATGAAGGATCTGGCCATGGCCCGCGAACTGGCACAAACCATGGTGGCTCTGGGCAAGGACGCCGGTGTTAACACCGTGGCACTGCTCACCGACATGTCCACGCCACTGGGCCTGACGGCGGGCAACGCCATTGAGGTTCAGGAGTCGGTGGAGGTGCTGGCCGGCGGGGGCCCCTCCGACGTCGTCGAACTCACCGTCAGGCTGGCCGAGGAAATGCTGATGGCGGCAGGCGTGCACGGCGCCGACCCGGCAGCCGCGTTGAAGGACGGGCGGGCCATGGACGTGTGGCGGCAGATGATCGCCGCCCAGGGCGGCGACCCGGACGCGGCGCTGCCCGCAGCCAAGGAATCGGAAGTCATCCTGTCCCCGGCAAGCGGGGTGCTAAGCGAACTTGACGCACTGAGCGTGGGGGTGGCCGCATGGCGCCTGGGGGCCGGGCGGGCCCGCAAGGAAGACGCAGTCCAAGCCGGCGCGGGGGTTCGCATGCACGCCAAACCGGGCGACGTGGTGCGTGCCGGTGAGCCGCTGATGACGTTGTTGACTGATACTCCGGAGAAATTCGACCGGGCCAAAGAGGCGCTTGCCGGCGCTGTAAGAATTGCACCAACAGATGTGCCGCCCCTGCGCGAGTTGATCATCGAACGCATCGATTGA
- a CDS encoding DedA family protein, producing MDFLHIIDQINFVIAHSAAQWWIIPLVSLFCLIDGFFLFLPSETAIVALASISARIGSPNIWLLILGASIGASIGDNIAYLLGRKLGTSRFKWMRRPRGAKAFAWAGRELEKRGAILIFTARYIPVGRIAVNFSAGATNFPWRRFVILDGIAVVTWAGYSVAVGTFAGRWVHHNPLLGVGIAIAFAIVIGFIVDHAMKYLHHLLEKRGKVAPRNEPGHRAAQIVAQALAHEQAREREPAAAPDADMGTAANTATPPVTEVTGAGVVHASPGIGGSQDTPVAHGTGKN from the coding sequence GTGGACTTTTTGCACATCATCGATCAGATCAACTTTGTGATTGCCCATTCGGCCGCCCAGTGGTGGATCATCCCGCTGGTTAGTCTGTTTTGTCTGATCGACGGTTTTTTCCTCTTCCTGCCCAGTGAGACGGCCATTGTGGCCCTGGCGTCCATCTCGGCACGGATAGGTTCGCCGAATATTTGGCTGCTCATCCTCGGTGCCAGCATCGGGGCCAGCATCGGGGACAATATCGCCTACCTTTTGGGGCGAAAGCTGGGCACCAGCCGGTTCAAGTGGATGAGGCGCCCCCGCGGCGCCAAGGCGTTCGCCTGGGCCGGGCGTGAACTGGAAAAACGCGGCGCCATCCTCATCTTCACGGCCCGCTACATTCCAGTGGGCCGCATAGCCGTGAATTTCTCAGCAGGCGCCACAAATTTCCCCTGGCGCCGGTTCGTGATTCTGGACGGCATCGCCGTGGTCACCTGGGCAGGCTATTCGGTGGCCGTGGGCACCTTCGCCGGCCGCTGGGTCCACCACAATCCCCTGCTGGGAGTGGGTATCGCCATCGCATTCGCCATTGTGATCGGCTTCATTGTTGACCATGCCATGAAGTATTTGCACCACCTGCTGGAAAAGCGCGGAAAGGTGGCGCCACGCAACGAACCCGGTCACAGGGCCGCCCAGATCGTGGCGCAGGCCCTAGCCCATGAGCAAGCCCGGGAGCGTGAACCAGCTGCAGCCCCGGATGCCGATATGGGCACCGCAGCGAACACGGCAACGCCGCCCGTCACCGAGGTGACTGGGGCCGGCGTCGTGCATGCAAGTCCTGGGATTGGCGGAAGTCAAGATACGCCCGTAGCGCACGGCACGGGCAAGAACTAG
- a CDS encoding adenosine deaminase, whose protein sequence is MTNLTDTQSSDSSTAVDLKSLPKVSLHDHLDGGLRPATIIELAAEAGYELPATDPQELRQWFVDSADSGSLVRYLETFDHTVAVMQTRAALVRVAREFVEDLADDGVVYGEVRWAPEQHLTAGLSLDQAVEAVQDGLEEGMDLVDEAGGYIEVGQIVTAMRQGDRGSEIAQLAVRHRDNGVVGFDIAGAEDGFLPSLFTEAFTYLAENNFPVTVHAGEGAGLDSIQDALVHGRALRLGHGVRIAEDIHLDVQQEDGHDVGTVTLGDLAQWVRDREIPLELCPSSNLQTGAISNFGTTIGEHPIDLLHQLGFNVTVNTDNRLMSGVSLTSEFELLMDTFGYSFETVLELTLNAVHAAFLPIEAREQLADYIIECYDDVFHNDDSGDASGDAEDHAGHVHG, encoded by the coding sequence GTGACTAATCTAACTGACACCCAGAGCTCCGATTCCTCAACCGCCGTTGACCTCAAGTCCCTGCCCAAAGTGTCTTTGCACGACCACCTTGACGGTGGTTTGCGCCCGGCCACCATCATTGAACTGGCTGCCGAGGCCGGCTATGAACTGCCCGCCACGGATCCGCAAGAGCTGCGCCAGTGGTTCGTCGACTCCGCGGATTCCGGCTCCCTGGTGCGCTACCTCGAAACCTTTGACCACACCGTCGCCGTCATGCAGACCCGTGCGGCCCTGGTCCGTGTAGCGCGGGAGTTCGTGGAGGATCTGGCGGACGACGGCGTGGTGTACGGCGAGGTTCGCTGGGCACCCGAGCAGCACCTCACCGCCGGTCTTTCACTCGATCAAGCTGTCGAGGCCGTGCAGGACGGGTTGGAGGAAGGCATGGACCTTGTGGACGAGGCCGGCGGCTATATCGAGGTGGGCCAGATTGTCACCGCCATGCGCCAGGGTGACCGCGGCTCCGAGATCGCCCAGCTGGCCGTGCGTCACCGCGACAACGGCGTGGTGGGCTTTGACATCGCCGGTGCCGAGGATGGCTTCCTGCCCTCCCTTTTCACCGAAGCGTTCACCTACCTGGCGGAGAACAACTTCCCCGTCACCGTCCACGCTGGTGAGGGTGCCGGGCTGGATAGTATCCAGGACGCCCTAGTCCACGGCCGGGCACTGCGCCTGGGCCACGGCGTGCGCATTGCCGAGGACATCCACCTGGACGTCCAGCAGGAGGACGGGCACGACGTCGGCACCGTCACCTTGGGCGATCTTGCCCAATGGGTGCGTGACCGGGAGATCCCGCTGGAGCTGTGCCCGTCGTCGAACCTGCAGACAGGCGCCATCTCCAACTTTGGCACCACTATCGGTGAACACCCCATCGACCTGCTGCACCAGTTGGGCTTCAACGTCACCGTCAACACCGACAACCGCCTGATGAGCGGGGTGAGCCTGACCAGCGAGTTCGAACTGCTGATGGACACTTTCGGCTACAGCTTCGAGACCGTCTTGGAACTGACACTGAACGCCGTCCACGCAGCGTTCCTGCCCATCGAGGCCCGTGAGCAGCTCGCCGACTACATCATCGAATGCTACGACGACGTGTTTCACAACGACGATTCCGGTGATGCTTCCGGCGACGCTGAAGACCACGCTGGCCACGTTCATGGCTGA
- a CDS encoding MazG nucleotide pyrophosphohydrolase domain-containing protein: MLGIIANLREHCPWTAALTHASLTEYLLEESYELIEALEGGAASEVAGELGDVLFQVAVHARLAQESGSFNFADVARGLGDKMVRRNPHVFRPDGSLQDTFPASVAEIVATWDAVKRAERAQAPGAAGAGRADAFAGIPAALPALALAQKSLDRAERAGLPLGGGGACGDGESGMTEGELGELLFDVVRSARAQGLDAERALRHAVRAFQRPQFFTDLHNH; this comes from the coding sequence TTGCTGGGCATCATCGCCAATCTGCGCGAGCACTGCCCCTGGACCGCAGCGCTCACGCATGCCTCGCTCACCGAGTACCTGCTGGAGGAAAGCTACGAGCTGATCGAAGCACTTGAAGGTGGCGCGGCTTCCGAGGTGGCCGGAGAACTCGGGGACGTGCTGTTCCAGGTGGCTGTGCACGCGCGTCTGGCACAGGAGTCAGGCTCGTTCAACTTTGCCGACGTAGCGCGCGGGCTGGGAGATAAAATGGTTCGCCGCAACCCCCACGTATTCCGTCCCGACGGTTCTTTGCAGGACACCTTTCCGGCGAGCGTTGCCGAGATCGTGGCGACGTGGGACGCGGTCAAGCGTGCCGAACGGGCACAAGCTCCAGGGGCGGCCGGGGCCGGGCGGGCCGATGCCTTTGCCGGTATCCCGGCGGCCCTGCCGGCGCTGGCGCTGGCGCAAAAAAGCCTTGACCGGGCCGAGCGTGCCGGCCTGCCCCTGGGCGGCGGGGGTGCTTGCGGTGATGGCGAGTCCGGCATGACAGAAGGCGAACTCGGGGAGTTGTTGTTCGACGTCGTCCGGTCAGCACGCGCCCAGGGCCTGGATGCGGAGCGGGCCCTGCGGCACGCCGTTCGGGCCTTCCAGAGGCCACAATTTTTCACTGACCTGCACAACCACTAG
- a CDS encoding FBP domain-containing protein yields MEQISEKQIRSCFVNASRSEAAKLTLPTNFATLDWESLDFLGWRDAKMPMRGYLVIRTDQRVVGIMLRAPEGGSGAKRRILCELCRDVYSEEDVHLWVSKRAGQSGRDGNSVGTLICADFICSASVRKEPSANEIEPDPAVVVERQIRGLRERTERFLARVQS; encoded by the coding sequence GTGGAACAAATCTCTGAAAAACAAATCCGCTCCTGCTTCGTGAACGCCAGCCGTTCAGAAGCTGCCAAGCTGACCCTGCCAACCAACTTTGCAACGCTTGACTGGGAATCGCTTGATTTCCTGGGCTGGCGCGACGCAAAAATGCCGATGCGCGGCTACCTTGTCATCCGCACTGACCAGCGGGTGGTGGGCATTATGCTCCGGGCGCCGGAAGGCGGCAGCGGAGCCAAGCGCAGGATCCTGTGCGAACTGTGCCGCGACGTTTACTCCGAAGAAGATGTCCACCTGTGGGTCAGCAAACGTGCAGGCCAGTCGGGTCGTGATGGAAACTCGGTGGGGACGCTGATCTGTGCGGACTTCATCTGCTCGGCCAGCGTCCGCAAGGAACCGTCCGCCAACGAGATCGAGCCGGACCCGGCAGTCGTCGTCGAACGCCAAATTCGGGGACTGCGCGAGCGCACCGAACGCTTTCTGGCCCGCGTTCAGAGCTAA
- the eno gene encoding phosphopyruvate hydratase: MALIEAIHAREILDSRGNPTVEVEVLLEDGSVGRAGVPSGASTGAFEAVERRDGDKARYQGKGVLQAVEAVLEVIAPELEGVDAMEQRLIDSMMLELDGTPNKGKLGANAILGVSLAVASAAAASADLPLYRYLGGPNAHVLPVPLMNILNGGSHADSDVDIQEFMIVPLGAATFSEGLRWGVEVYHNLKSVLQEKGLSTGLGDEGGFAPNLPSNRAALDLILVAIERAGYVAGKDIALALDVASSEFFKDGAYQFEGKALTAAQMSAYYAELVADYPLVSIEDPLDEDDWEGWKTLTDAIGDKVQIVGDDLFVTNPERLSRGIETKTANSLLVKVNQIGSLTETLDAVSMAQRAGYTTITSHRSGETEDTTIADICVATNAGQIKTGAPARSERVAKYNQLLRIEEDLEDAARYAGRSAFPRFKG, translated from the coding sequence GTGGCACTTATTGAAGCCATTCATGCACGCGAAATTCTGGACTCCCGAGGAAACCCGACCGTCGAGGTCGAAGTTCTTCTAGAAGACGGCTCGGTAGGCCGCGCAGGGGTTCCCTCTGGCGCCTCAACCGGTGCTTTCGAGGCCGTGGAACGCCGCGACGGCGACAAGGCCCGCTACCAGGGCAAGGGTGTTTTGCAGGCAGTTGAGGCTGTCCTGGAAGTCATCGCACCCGAGCTCGAGGGCGTGGACGCCATGGAACAGCGTCTGATCGACTCCATGATGTTGGAACTGGACGGCACCCCGAACAAGGGCAAGCTCGGCGCCAACGCCATCTTGGGCGTCTCCTTGGCCGTTGCCAGCGCAGCGGCAGCCTCCGCCGATCTGCCGTTGTACCGCTACCTGGGTGGTCCGAACGCCCACGTTCTGCCGGTCCCGCTGATGAACATCCTCAACGGCGGCTCCCACGCCGATTCCGACGTCGACATTCAGGAATTCATGATTGTGCCGTTGGGTGCAGCCACGTTCTCCGAGGGCCTGCGCTGGGGTGTTGAGGTCTACCACAACCTCAAGTCCGTCCTGCAGGAAAAGGGCCTTTCCACCGGTTTGGGTGATGAGGGCGGCTTCGCACCGAACCTCCCTTCCAACCGCGCAGCACTTGACCTGATCCTGGTTGCCATTGAGCGTGCAGGCTACGTTGCAGGCAAGGACATCGCCCTAGCACTGGACGTGGCCTCCTCCGAGTTCTTCAAGGACGGCGCCTACCAGTTCGAGGGCAAGGCACTCACGGCAGCCCAGATGAGCGCCTACTACGCCGAACTCGTCGCCGACTACCCGCTCGTCTCCATCGAGGATCCCCTGGATGAGGACGACTGGGAAGGCTGGAAGACTCTGACCGACGCCATCGGCGACAAGGTGCAGATCGTGGGCGATGACTTGTTCGTCACCAACCCAGAGCGCCTGTCCCGCGGCATCGAGACCAAGACAGCCAACTCGCTGCTGGTGAAGGTGAACCAGATTGGTTCCCTGACCGAGACCCTGGACGCAGTCTCCATGGCCCAGCGTGCCGGCTACACCACCATCACCTCGCACCGCTCCGGCGAAACCGAGGACACCACCATCGCCGACATCTGCGTAGCCACCAACGCCGGTCAGATCAAGACCGGCGCCCCGGCACGCTCCGAGCGAGTTGCCAAGTACAACCAGCTGCTGCGCATCGAAGAAGACCTCGAAGATGCTGCACGCTACGCCGGCCGCAGCGCCTTCCCGCGTTTCAAGGGCTAA
- a CDS encoding FtsB family cell division protein, whose product MATRRPKVPSAQFTTGSAKAPAVSKEQPTPAETTVTAASKKNAHRTPVSAGKSRSVKDPGRPAAAAPTAMGDNREHATPGLDRGRQEGVIHDASTTPVPARSFSGRLLVIGLAMAALTVVLAPNVHTFMEQRAEISALKLDIAEKTAQQTSYQSELARWNDPAFVKQQARDRVSMLMPGETGYWVYGADGVEAIAGSPDAAKAAAAAATSAKNATEISTEPWVDRLLSSVQKSSEVAVQTPVAPPVPSNPPATPPAN is encoded by the coding sequence ATGGCCACGCGTCGTCCCAAAGTGCCCAGTGCGCAGTTCACCACCGGGTCAGCAAAGGCGCCAGCTGTTTCAAAGGAGCAGCCCACGCCCGCTGAAACAACCGTGACGGCGGCCTCCAAAAAGAATGCGCATCGAACCCCGGTGTCGGCCGGAAAATCACGCTCCGTCAAGGATCCTGGCCGCCCAGCCGCCGCAGCGCCCACCGCCATGGGCGACAACCGCGAGCATGCCACGCCGGGGCTTGACCGTGGCCGGCAAGAAGGCGTCATTCACGACGCCAGCACCACGCCGGTGCCGGCCCGCTCATTTTCCGGCCGGCTGCTGGTCATCGGCCTGGCCATGGCGGCCCTTACAGTGGTTTTGGCCCCCAATGTGCACACGTTCATGGAACAACGGGCGGAGATCTCGGCCCTCAAACTGGACATCGCGGAGAAGACGGCGCAACAAACCAGTTATCAGTCAGAGCTTGCCCGCTGGAATGACCCCGCCTTCGTCAAGCAACAAGCCCGCGACCGGGTCAGCATGCTGATGCCGGGAGAAACAGGGTATTGGGTTTATGGCGCCGACGGCGTTGAGGCCATAGCGGGTTCGCCCGACGCCGCCAAGGCAGCCGCGGCGGCAGCCACCTCGGCCAAGAATGCCACCGAGATCAGCACCGAACCGTGGGTGGACAGGCTCTTGTCCTCCGTTCAAAAGTCCTCCGAAGTGGCAGTGCAGACACCTGTAGCGCCGCCAGTTCCTTCGAACCCACCAGCAACTCCACCAGCAAACTAA
- a CDS encoding DUF501 domain-containing protein produces the protein MRIPSGRTPVPVSASSATSGRVPTQHDLDTLSRQLNRPVRDVVEIPARCVCGNPLVAATAPRLSNGIPFPTTFYLTHPVITAAASRMEAAGMMTQMSERLATDADLAAAYHKAHEAYIAARVAIGERAGTGPVPEIAGISAGGMPTRVKCLHVLAGHALAAGPGVNPLGDEVLAALAPWWTAEKCYCEGAWNDSAPVPSKDLSRHVKHLNALAAKQAGEQKS, from the coding sequence ATGAGAATTCCTTCAGGAAGGACGCCGGTGCCCGTATCAGCAAGCTCCGCGACAAGCGGGCGCGTACCCACGCAGCACGATCTCGACACGTTGAGCCGCCAACTCAACCGTCCCGTACGCGACGTCGTTGAAATCCCGGCCCGCTGCGTGTGCGGCAACCCGCTGGTCGCAGCTACGGCTCCACGGCTAAGCAACGGAATCCCTTTCCCCACCACGTTCTACCTCACACACCCGGTTATCACCGCGGCCGCTTCACGGATGGAAGCAGCTGGCATGATGACTCAGATGAGCGAACGCCTGGCCACCGACGCCGATCTAGCCGCTGCCTACCACAAGGCACACGAGGCCTACATCGCCGCACGGGTCGCTATCGGCGAACGGGCCGGCACCGGGCCGGTTCCGGAAATTGCCGGCATTTCCGCTGGCGGCATGCCCACCCGGGTGAAGTGCCTGCACGTTCTGGCCGGACATGCCCTGGCCGCCGGACCGGGAGTCAACCCGCTAGGCGATGAAGTGCTGGCGGCGTTAGCTCCATGGTGGACCGCGGAGAAATGCTATTGCGAAGGCGCCTGGAACGACAGCGCGCCTGTGCCCAGCAAGGACCTGAGCCGCCATGTGAAACACCTCAATGCCCTGGCGGCCAAACAAGCTGGCGAACAAAAAAGCTAA